ATCCTTCTGAATCTCTTAGCAAACAAAATCAACATGGCCTCCAGACAGAAAAGTACCACCTTCTGAACCATCCACACTGTGACTTGCAGTTTTACTGTGGGTTTTCCTCAGAGATTTCCCATGCAAATCCTCCAAACTGGTGTTTCCTATTGTGAAGAAATTCTGCCATTCTTATGTGGCAAAATCCCAATTCCCCTGAGACTACAGTTCATTTACAAGACTGAGAGATTGTTTTTGCATTACCTTGGTTTCATAGGTTCCCTCTGCATCATTCTCCAATATTCGGGAGAGACCAAAGTCAGACACCTTGCACTGAAGACTGCGCGTTACCAGGATGTTGCGAGCGGCCAGATCCCGGTGCACATAGTTGTGTTCTGAAAGGTAGGTCATGCCAGAGGCTATTCCCTGCAGCATGCTCACAAGCTGCACAGGGCtaaatttttcctcattctcCTGCATGGAAGAAGTGAGAGAAAATCCTGGTCAAGTGGCATCAATCTGCTTAGTTTCTAGTTACTGGTCTTACCAACTTACAAAAGTGGGCATTGGAGAACAAGCAAAAAGGCAATGCTGCAGCCCAAAGGACCCAACAGGTTCTCTCTAAGGTATTGGTGGTGGTCTCCAGAGTCATCATTAGGCACCTGCACTTCAACTACCAAAGACAGCACTCTGGACACTGAGCAAACTGGATGGCAGCAAGCTTCAACCGCTGAGACTGAAAATGTTAGTGAGCAGAAAGTAAGTGGATGTCTGGATCTTATTTCTAGTCTTCTTTTAGGGTCCTAAATCCAGGTCAAGTGCAAGTTTCAGCAGTACACAAGCCTATTACAGAGTCTCTCACCCGGAGGAAGGTATCCAGCGCTCCATTCTCCATATACTCAGTGATGATCATCATTGGCCTCCCTTGAGGAAGACAAGAAGGTGTCAGCCTTTTTGCAATTCTCCTACTCTTGCCTTTCAATGCTCTCCACATTGCCCCAACACAGAGAACCATACCCAAACCCAGCCAACACTCCCACTCCACTTGCATGGCTGGCTGACCCTTCTCCTTAGACCTCCCTCCTTGTGTCACGCCTATAAGCTTACAGCACCCCTTACACTAGCCCAACTTCTCATTCACTCACCAACCCAAGAAGACCTCTCATAACACTGCCTCATGACTCTGTTGGAAATCCAtacctctcctcccttcctcatTCTCTGCCATAAGCTAACAGGGCAATGCCTGTCTTCTCCCAGTGCAGCCTCTCTGGCATCATCCTctctaagaaagaaaacatgcccGTTTCTGCTCTCATCCCAGGACTCTCTCTGAGACACTCTTACTTTTGGTGACAACTCCTTCCAGACGCACAATGTTCGGGTGATTGAATTGCCCCATAATTGTTGCCTCACGCAGAAAGTTCCACCATTGTGAGTCTGAATATGTCGACTTCAGGGTCTTGATGGCAACCACAATACGTTCTTTCCCTGGGAGCCGTAGGGACCCACGATAGACCTCCCCAAACTCCCCTGAGAACAGCCAGAGGCAAAAGGTCACAGATGAACTCAGGAATAGGCAGCAAAATAACAGTGTGGGGCAATGGAAAGATGGGGAGAGTGACAAGTAACTCACCCTCTCCAATCACATTCTCCATAGTGACACAAGAGATGTCCAGTTCCTTAGTGAATTCCAGCACCCCTCTGCTGGGGTCATCATATGGTTGCAGGTCTACATAGGGCTTCAACCAGACCTTCTCTATGGTAAAGTGAAGACAAAAGAGCAAATTAATTTGTCAACTCTTTGGACAAGCTTTGTAGGGCAAAGCTACAGAAGCAGAGGTGAATCCATGGAATTCTGACAATGGCAGTAAACAAATCTACCAAACATACATTCAAAACTAGAGCTGTtatgggaagaggaaaaatcatcatgaaaaaaatcagcatcagAAATTCCATGCCAATGTCTGGTCTGAAactactgtttcttttcattccttccaACCCATTCTAGGCTTCTCCCTGATTCTACTACCCCTTTGAAGCTCACCTCGATCAAAGCCTGAAGTATTGTAATCTGGCCGTGCCTGTCTCCGACGAGCCTGCCTGGAACATAAGAAGcagtcatgaaaataaaatggtcaGCAGAtagcaaagagaaaagtaagACTTCCAGGACATCTGCCCTAGTTGATCAAGGACAGAATTCAGGGTAGCACAGAGCAAAGTGGAACCAGACACTTCACCTACTTATTAGAGTACAGCTAGCAAGAAAATGTGATGCTTCGTTTACATTTGGAAATAGAGCTTTGTTTCCAGGCAGGCAATTTTGTTCATCCCTCTGCTTGCTGAATTAGAGAtgaatttctatttattttatattttctgtacaCTTTCAGTACAATACCTGATcttcttaaaaccaaacaatagCAGCCTTATAGACATTTAGAAAGGAAGTAGAATTTTGTATCTGGGTAGAGGACCACGAAAGTAATGGTATATGGAAAATGGTTTGAAATGATTGGATACATGTATTGCCCACTTAATCAGTCAGCAGCTATAGAAATGATTGTACCATAACAATACTTTAATTCATCTGTCATGATAACAGTCTGATAGTGCTGGATTATAACAAAACTGAGAAATcaccacattttcttctgtcctcAGCATCAAGTATTATCTTACAGACATATCAACCCCTCCAATCCTGCTAATCAAAATTACTTACTGAGACTCATTCCATCTTGCTACAGCACACTGGTCTTACTCTTTCTTCTGTAACTAACCTCTACCTATCCAATACCCTGTGCAAAATCAGggcctccctccctttctcaaGCTCCCATAGCTCAGCTATTCCTACATCTATACCTTTTTCAATACCAAAAATCAACACTCACTTTCGCCGTAAGATAAGAAGTCCCAGAAGCAGCCCAAAAAATAGTAGAATTCCGAAGATAATAGAGACTATGACTCCACCAGACAGAGCTCCTGTGtctgcagaaacaaagagaaaggtCATATAATTTAAAAGACCAAGAACTATTTGTCTGGAATGTAGCAACCAGCTTCACCAGCCAATGATATTAGGTAAGCTACAGCCATTTGTCTTCCAAGCAGCAGAGCCACCAGATTTGAGTCCTATTCTATGGTTATTCACGTGCATGGAGCACCTCCTGGTGGGTATCTGGTTGACTCTTATCTACAGTCTTGGTCTTCCAGTTGAGTAATTTATCTCTATGCCTGATTGCCCACATAAATTCCATGAcactttcaaaaccaaaaaacagctgttccttccctcccactcctCTCCAACTACTCTTCCAGATCAGACCCTTCTTCCTGCTCAGTAATTGATTTAGACTATGGCACAGCAAAGATCTGATTTTTCCCCAGCAGTCTAACTTGACTCTCTTGttatttatgaaattaatttccccctccccttccaccAATATCTGGGACTGGTTCTTTGGCTAATTACCTTCACAGAAGCCACTGTCTGCTTAGGACTTTTGAAACAAGCAAGTGCTAACTTATGAACTTGCAGTCTAACATCATATTCCTGCTTTCTCAAAACTAAGTGTCAGGTGGTTTCATTTTGTGATTGGATAGCATTCAGATCGCGATCACATAACACAGGTTGCCTTCTTCCAGTTAGATTCTCAAGCTAAAGGCATCCATTTCCATACAGTATATTAGAATTCATCAGAAGAAATGCTAAATGACCTCTGTTGGTGAAGTATGTGTTTTTAACCCTTATTTCCCCTAAgttaaaaaactatttaaaaaccttaaaaatacattgatgAAAAGTGTTCATATCCATATCTAATGagaatctaatttttttaatattttccctaAAGAGATTTAGGAAAAcatccagaagaaagaaaattcctaGAGAAATTGTTTCAATAAATGAGCAGATTTTAAAGCAAGGAACAGCTTGTGTGACACAGACAACTGTGTCTGGAAgtgtttcctaatatccagtccAATGGTCAGCATCCGTTAAGCCTAATTAACACTTGTTATTCTTGCTCAATTTGATGCTGACTCATCCtagtaaaattattaaaaatcacCGGATTAGTTAAGCAGAAATCAAGAGGCAGAGCTAatgttcttttttgttaaaatcaaaAAGGCAAGATTTGGAAGGcgaaataaaatatattattcataAAATGGACAAGCTTTTAGGTACATAGCACTTCTGTGGGAAATTAAGGGACCTAAATTCTCAAATTCAGactaaaaaaattgcttctccCTGCAAATCTTGTTCCATTAATATCCCTAGACCATTACAGCTAAACAATTTTTCTAGTATTATCAAAGAAGAACTCTCACCAAATGAAACCTTGCTGGCACTTCTTTTTAATCCCTTTCATATTCAAAATATCTTTGtcttggcatttaaaaaaatgatagaGCTGGATAGAATAGCAGTGAGCTCCTTTGAGCTCTCCTTCTCACTAGTAACTTTCACACAAAAGGAGGCATATGGTAATCATTTTGCTAATGTTCAACTTCTTAGAAACATTGGCTAGaattaaaatctttcagaaCTAGATGAAAAGCTGGTTAAGTAATTTGCCAGTACAACACACAAACCTGAGACTGATCAGTTCTGAATGGTAAAGTACAAGTCAATTTTATATGACAGCAAAGAAGCAGGATAAATGTCTCCTTGTTCTACATTTTTACAAAGCAACAGGCTTGGCCTTGTTGACAAGGAACTCAGGAGGGCGGTGTCTGTGCCTTACAGCTAGCAGAACACAAAAAGAGATCCACATACCACATGAATATACAATGTGATGGAGAAGTGAGTTTCTGCTGAATGGGATACCAGTGGTTGTCCTTTACCTGGTGGAAGGGTGCGGAATTCCTGCTCTGGGGAGTAGGGCCCAGGCCCGAGGGGTGTTATGGACCTCACACGAAGCAGGTAGGCTGTGTCTGGCTGCAGGTCCGTCAGAGTGACATTTGGCTCAAGAAGGTGCTTCACTGTGTACCgtgcctcctctccctgcagatgTCAAACAGGGTCAAGTAACAAATACACGTTGAACAAAGAGGACGCTTCCACCCCTTTGGGCGAAAGGGGGAAGAACAAGTAAGGCAGCCTCACCTTCTCAAAGAACATGACCTCATACTCCACTGAGGTCCGGCTACGCTGCCGTGGGGCAAgccaagaaacagaaagactACTGTCATCTCTTTGTGTCAGGATAAACTGGGATACTGTCACTGGAgctgcaggggagagaaaaaaagaacatcaggaagaaatacaaacataatGCAGACTAGTCCCTCTCTTCACCAGAAGCTCTCTCCTTCTCTGGTCATACCATGCAACTGGAACTGATTCTCATTGCCACTGCCACTCcctcatctttctcttctgtgaagaAAGGGAAGTGAGATCTCCGGCTATAATGTATTGCTTTCCATGAATAGTATGCTTCTACCCCAACAGTGGAAGCATAACTTTGCTTGGcctccaaaacaaaatcagtgttccaagaaattacatttaatcCAGCAATGCACTGAAAGttttcattatgaaataaaaatgttagaatTTTATGCTCTTACAGCAGAAGTAATACAATTATCCCATGTGATTTATGAATGCAGCTCCATTTCATAAGGGTACAGTGAAATTCAACGCCCAAAACCTCTCAGCTGACTGCAAATGCATGCTGTTCATGAATAAAAAGATAATTCTCAACAGTCTGCAAGGACTGAAGAGTCAAGCCTGGTTCTCTCCTTGTCCTTCATCATCACCAGAAGTGATGAGGCAAGCCAAAAGTAGCTCAGAGTTGTGCTGCCCACGCATAGCGTCAGGAAGAAAAGTCTTATTTTGTCACTAAATCATAACTTGGGGAAAGCACCAAGGGCTGTTGAGCACTGCGATGTCACTTTTCTATAATCACATTTCACAGCACTCTGGAAAGTACTCACAGGACAGCCAAACTAGCCAGCTTGAAGCTAAACTGCAGAAATGTGGCaagaacttgcatttttttaacattctcaTTTCTCCAtgctttcaaagctttttttttttttctcttgtatttttcagttccaGCAGggtttctgttgcttttggtCAGATTTTTTGCAATATCCGAGTCATGGGAAATATTTTATGCCACAGTCCCTGTTCTTCCTGTCACACAGGTAACAATAGTTAGGCTGGACTACACTAGTGTATCACAGGGAGGCCTTTATCCTCCTCACCTCTGTTAAGTCCTTGGTGGATTGATAGTTCTTGGTGGGTAATAAATACTGCTGCTTTCACTTGCAAAGAATATGACTGATGGACTTTACATGCCAGAGGCAGAGGTACCTTAGAGTCTTTATCATACCATACCAACACATGTGGCAGACAgaaggagaagatggagaaagCTTAAAACATTCACAGagattcctcttccttttcctgatgAGCAGGAAGaacttctctctgcttctgctaACCTGCATGTCCAACTGCGACCCAGACAGCTGGAGCAGTTCTCTGTGGAGCAGGTCCCATTCCTGAGACACCATTATGGGCTTCCACAGCAAATGTGTAGTTGGTGTAAGCTTCTAGGCCGTCCACATCCACAGCAGGTTTAGTGAGACCAGAAGCACTGGGGGAGAACACCACACCAGCCTCACAAGGCTCACATGACAGGAAATGACAGCGCTGACAGAAGACTGTGTAGGTCAGGTCCTTTCGCCCACCATGGTCGCTGGGTGGCTGCCACCACAGACTCAGCTGTGTGCCAAGAAGGGAGAAGCTGACATTGCGGGGAGCTGAGGGGGGGCCTAGAAGAAGCATGAAAGGAAGTATTAGATCCAACTGTTAATACCCAAAGTACTGTGTCAGTTTCCCATCTGCTGATGCATTTCAAATGGAGCCTTCTGTCTCCCCAGTCTCCCCCTCTCTGATGTCTCATCCCCATTTCCCAATGTTTTGCTTCCTCCCATCTCATtgttcacagaatcatagaatggtttgggttggaagggacctttaaaaatcatctagttccaactccctgccatgggcagggacatctttcactaggCCAGGTTGCCCAAggccccgtccaacctgaccttgaacacttccaaacACAGGACATTCACAACTtctctgtgcaacctgctccagtgtcttACCACCGtcatcgtaaaaaatttcttctgtatgtcccatctaaatctactctctttcagtttaaaaccattgccccatgtcctgtcactatagGCCCTAGTAAAAAgtatttctccatctttcttatatgccccctttaagtattgaaaggccacaagaAGATGTCCCcaaagctttctcttcttcaggctaaataaccccaattctctcagcctttcttcattaggagaggtgctccagccctttgatgatcttcatggccctcctctggactcgctccaacagctccatgtctctcctgtactggggcccccagagctggacgcagtactccaggtggggtctcaccagagcggagtagaggggcagaatcacctccctcaacctgctggtcacatgtcttttgatgcagcccaggatacaactgtctttctgtgctgcaagtgcacatggccagctcatgtccaattttttgCCCCCTAGTATCCCTAAGTTATTTTCTGTAGGTCTGGTCTCAGTAAGTTCATCCCCCAGTCTATACAGatattgttctttctttctatcTGCGACTCACGGGTGCAAGCAACGTTCTGGCCCTCCAAAGGTGCTCGGTAGAAGCCTGCATTGCAGGAACAAGATGTAGCCCCTGATTCATTGGATAAGCTGTTGGGGGGGCACTTCAGGCAACTTTTAGTATCCAGGGAGTTACGGTAGAATCCTCGCTGGCAGGCTGTGAAGAGACAAACAAGTCAACATAAGCTCAACAATAAACCAAGATCAACAAGAAACCACTTGCCAGTTTTGTTCAACTTCTTAAACGCTTCTttatctgcttgcttttcttccattttcttagtTCACAGAagcatttaggttggaagggacccctggaGGTCACGTAGACCAATTAGCTTCTCAGAGCAGACAGGAAATGTAAACTCAAGGTAGGATCAATGTTACGATAGGACTTGTAGACTAAAGAAGGGGGATCTCATTCCTCATTGATGctgtaagaaaacagaagctggtCAACCTGAAGCTGGTCAACCTCAGAGACTTCTTTCAACATAAACACAGAGTGGTCCCCACCTTGCCCTTCAAGCTTTCCACACCATAAAAGCTCCAAGTCCTTATACTCCTCAGAGTCCTCAGTTTGCTGACTTCATATGGGATAGCCATTGGGCTTTTTAGCAGAAGCATCTTTCCTGATTTCAAGTGTTGTGCCAGAGCTTCACCTAGCAGGGCCCTGGGGAATATCTAGATAACTATCAGTTCACCTAACAGCACTGGCTATGGACCCAACAGAGACTGCAAGAGAATAGGTGCCACATGCTTTCTATCTCCAGTCCTCCAAAAATAAGCACCCACATCTTTCTCTAAATATAACATCTGAGACACTGTTTTTGCTCCATTCCTATTAGCTTGATCTACAGGAGCACTGGTCTGTCTACCAGTTATCTCAAGGTCAATGCTTCACCTCTGTAGGTATgtagcaagaagaaaatgagtgaGGGAGGTTGAGGTAACCTGTGAATTTAATGGTTTATCAGCCTGTGCTAAATGTATCTACCAAGTGTTCttaaaccaaagaaacaaacaacctATCACTAATCAGATGGTTGAGGAATGCATACACTATTTTTCTGCCACAGCTACCACCTTGCATTTAACTTGAGCATTGAGGGAATACCCCTTTTCATATTGTACTATAAAAGCGACAATGTCCTGTACAATCCCTCAGAAGATCCCAATGGAGAACACCCCAAAGCCATCTGCTCAGGACCCTAACACAAATGGCTCACTGCAGTGGAGCATAGCATAGGAAATGATCCTTTATCCAGAAGACAAAAAACAATCCTGCCATTCCTACTATGTGACACAGAGGAACACCTGCGGGACCTAAAATAATTTCCCCTAACAAAGGCCAAACGACTCCTCACCATCAGTCTCAGGAAGAGTCATTATCCTCACTACACAGTGAGGTCTCTCTCTAGTCATCAGAGAAATGGCTTCATCTCATTCCTGTTGGTCCCCCTTCTTGCCCTGGGATGGCAGACAGACTGTCCCATTAGCACTGGATGATGTCAACTGGCCTACCAGTTGCATAGTAATACCATCACACAGCCATCTGGGGATACTATGACAGTACCCAGGCCAAAAGGATTTGCAGCAGTGAAGCCTAAAgagcacagaaaggagaaataatcACAAGAAGCAGGAGCAACCAGCACCTTCCAATTTCAGGAAATAACAGAACCACTCAGGAGTAAGTCTGTCATTCTGAGCTACAGTCATACAACTATGTGGTCAATGATAGCATTAAAAGGCTCCAGCATTGACTGTCACCAGCCCAAAGAGCAGccaaaaatttatatttaagacTAAATCATCTCCTTCAGAAATaggcaagaagaagaaaagttactTTGACCTCTAGGCTGCTCATGACTGAGAGCACTTCTACATGCTGGAGCGAAGGCTTTGTGGCCTCCTGTCATTTTACT
This sequence is a window from Balearica regulorum gibbericeps isolate bBalReg1 chromosome 1, bBalReg1.pri, whole genome shotgun sequence. Protein-coding genes within it:
- the EPHA1 gene encoding ephrin type-A receptor 1, whose translation is MELTTCSSWIKLFLQLLLFWALLPPQVPGKEVDLLDTSTAQGELGWLPDPPEVGWSEVQQMINGTPVYMYQDCSVLSEGDTDHWLRTNWIYRGEAASRIYVELKFTVRDCKSFKGEVVTCKETFNLYYMESEQDVGIQFRRPLFIKLNTVAADRSFTSRDIESGAMQLNTEVCPIGKLSRRGFYLAFQNSGACVAMVSVRVYYKTCPEAVRGLAHFPETLPGSEGLTEVPGVCVEYAAEEVGSPPRMHCSTDGEWLVPMGRCLCAVGFEEIDGSCVACQRGFYRNSLDTKSCLKCPPNSLSNESGATSCSCNAGFYRAPLEGQNVACTRPPSAPRNVSFSLLGTQLSLWWQPPSDHGGRKDLTYTVFCQRCHFLSCEPCEAGVVFSPSASGLTKPAVDVDGLEAYTNYTFAVEAHNGVSGMGPAPQRTAPAVWVAVGHAAPVTVSQFILTQRDDSSLSVSWLAPRQRSRTSVEYEVMFFEKGEEARYTVKHLLEPNVTLTDLQPDTAYLLRVRSITPLGPGPYSPEQEFRTLPPDTGALSGGVIVSIIFGILLFFGLLLGLLILRRKQARRRQARPDYNTSGFDREKVWLKPYVDLQPYDDPSRGVLEFTKELDISCVTMENVIGEGEFGEVYRGSLRLPGKERIVVAIKTLKSTYSDSQWWNFLREATIMGQFNHPNIVRLEGVVTKRRPMMIITEYMENGALDTFLRENEEKFSPVQLVSMLQGIASGMTYLSEHNYVHRDLAARNILVTRSLQCKVSDFGLSRILENDAEGTYETKGGKIPIRWTAPEAIAHRIFTSASDVWSFGIVMWEVLSFGDKPYGNMTNQEVMKSLEDGYRLPPPVDCPSILYELMKSCWSHDRMRRPHFQEIRAQLQHFISSPQLLRPVADFDPRVTLRLPSCSGSDGIPYRSIPEWLESIRMKRYISNFRTAGLDTMESILELTAEDLKQMGVSLPGHQKRILCSIQGFKE